AGGTAAAATTACTTACGCTACCCATTCAGTCGAACCTTTTGATCGACTAGAACGTCATTTGCGTCGCCTCAGCCATCAAATTCCTCTGTTGACCAGTGAAATTCGTGTCCAATTACGTCTGATGTTTGCAGATGAATCACCAAATCCCTTCCTAGGACAGCAGACAAATTTGATTAATCAGCCGCCTGAGTATCAAGCCATTTACTGGCTTGTAACTCAACACCATCTGCACTCTACACAAGCAGCAGTATTAATTCAAGAATTGGTTAAAGAAGTGATTGAATCATTTCTATTAATCAATGCTGGAATTTATGAATTAAGCGATTCTGTGACTCAACTACCGAGAATTTGCAGGCTAGATGTAGAGAAACTATTAGAACGTTGCCAAGCACGGTTACAAACTTGGCAGTCTTTTGCTCCGCAAATTTCCTCTCCTTATCAGCGTCCATACCTGTTAATTAATAGCCCACAACAAAACAAAAATTTACCAGACCTCCCACCAAATTTAATTAACTGGATGAAGGGTTTTAGCCTACGTCATCTTGCCTTAATGATGAATCAAGATGAAATTCAACTGGCTCGAAATTTATACCCTTACATCACTAATGGACGGGTAATATTACATGAACCAGACCCACCATTTGATAAATTACCCAAGTTTTTTGAAGAACTATCACCCTCTACTCAATATATAACAGAATTAGTCAAACAAGAATTAATTAATAAGACAGAACAACCAAGCAGCACTACAGCCAAAGCCTCCCCAGATATTTCCCAAGAGAATATAGCTACCGTTCAGCGCTTACCACAAATTGCGGCTCCGCCAACAGACAAAGTTCAGGAATTAACAATACCAAATACCACAAACCCAGCGCCAGAAAGAGTAACGACTGCTACGGCCACTGCTAACAAAGTCTACAAAATTGTTTCTGTAGATGACAGTCCCACCATTCTCAAAGAAATCAGCCGATTTTTAGAAGATGAAAATTTTTCTGTAGTTGCCATCAACGAGCCACTAAAAGCTGTTATGTCAATTATTAGGCACAAACCCGACTTAATTTTACTGGATCTCAATATGGCTGGCATTGATGGTTATGAACTTTGTCGTATTATACGTAATAATCCCATGTTCAAAAATACGCCCATTATCTTTGTAACAGGGAATAAGGGACTGGTAGACAAGGTGAAAGCCAAATTAGTCGGGGCTTCAGGGTATCTCACCAAACCTTTTACACGTGCGGAATTACTGAAGATT
The Gloeotrichia echinulata CP02 DNA segment above includes these coding regions:
- a CDS encoding response regulator, with amino-acid sequence MNITGTFTKLRPHSLLRQLSSSYDSTYLQASSNSVSWSIYLEQGKITYATHSVEPFDRLERHLRRLSHQIPLLTSEIRVQLRLMFADESPNPFLGQQTNLINQPPEYQAIYWLVTQHHLHSTQAAVLIQELVKEVIESFLLINAGIYELSDSVTQLPRICRLDVEKLLERCQARLQTWQSFAPQISSPYQRPYLLINSPQQNKNLPDLPPNLINWMKGFSLRHLALMMNQDEIQLARNLYPYITNGRVILHEPDPPFDKLPKFFEELSPSTQYITELVKQELINKTEQPSSTTAKASPDISQENIATVQRLPQIAAPPTDKVQELTIPNTTNPAPERVTTATATANKVYKIVSVDDSPTILKEISRFLEDENFSVVAINEPLKAVMSIIRHKPDLILLDLNMAGIDGYELCRIIRNNPMFKNTPIIFVTGNKGLVDKVKAKLVGASGYLTKPFTRAELLKIVFMHLA